From the Amia ocellicauda isolate fAmiCal2 chromosome 21, fAmiCal2.hap1, whole genome shotgun sequence genome, one window contains:
- the LOC136717107 gene encoding homeobox protein six1b: MSMLPSFGFTQEQVACVCEVLQQGGNLERLGRFLWSLPACDHLHKNESVLKAKAVVAFHRGNFRELYKILESHQFSPHNHPKLQQLWLKAHYVEAEKLRGRPLGAVGKYRVRRKFPLPRTIWDGEETSYCFKEKSRGVLREWYTHNPYPSPREKRELAEATGLTTTQVSNWFKNRRQRDRAAEAKERENSENNNSGNNKQNQLSPLDGGKSLMSSSEDEFSPPQSPDQNSVLLLQGNMGHPGGSSYPLAGLSASQSVHSLQGHPHQLQDSLLGPLTSSLVDLGS, translated from the exons ATGTCCATGCTGCCTTCTTTCGGCTTCACCCAGGAGCAAGTGGCGTGCGTGTGCGAGGTCCTGCAGCAGGGGGGCAACCTGGAGCGCCTGGGCCGGTTCCTGTGGTCCCTGCCGGCCTGCGACCACCTCCACAAGAACGAGAGCGTCCTGAAGGCCAAGGCCGTGGTGGCTTTCCACCGGGGCAACTTCAGGGAGCTGTACAAGATCCTGGAGAGCCACCAGTTCTCCCCGCACAACCACCCCAAGCTGCAGCAGCTGTGGCTCAAGGCGCACTACGTGGAGGCGGAGAAGCTGCGCGGGCGACCCCTGGGCGCGGTGGGGAAGTACCGGGTGCGCAGGAAGTTTCCCCTGCCCCGGACCATCTGGGACGGCGAGGAGACCAGCTACTGCTTCAAGGAGAAGTCCAGGGGGGTCCTGCGGGAGTGGTACACCCACAACCCGTACCCGTCTCCCCGGGAGAAGAGGGAGCTGGCCGAGGCCACGGGACTCACCACCACACAAGTCAGCAACTGGTTTAAAAACAGGAGGCAGAGGGACCGAGCCGCGGAAGCCAAAGAAAG GGAGAACAGCGAAAACAACAACTCCGGCAACAACAAACAGAACCAGCTCTCGCCGCTGGACGGAGGCAAGTCGTTGATGTCCAGCTCGGAGGACGAGTTTTCACCCCCCCAGAGCCCCGACCAGAACTCGGTTCTCCTGCTGCAGGGCAACATGGGCCACCCCGGCGGCTCCAGCTACCCCCTGGCCGGGCTCAGCGCGTCCCAGTCGGTACACAGTCTCCAAGGACACCCGCACCAGCTCCAGGACTCCTTGCTCGGTCCGCTCACTTCGAGCCTTGTGGACCTCGGGTCTTAA